Within the Cydia strobilella chromosome 25, ilCydStro3.1, whole genome shotgun sequence genome, the region ctttgcacccttgtataacaaataactattgaaataTTAGAAACAAGTAAATCGGAAAAATAGCATAGTACCTATATAGGTTCTAAGCAGGTATTGTAGATACTAGAAATCTCGTATTAGATTGACtgaaaagtagaaaaaaacattttcgcGTCAAAAAATTCACTTAGCCTACCCTTGATTAGTTCTTTCGTTCGACATTGCGATCCGGTTATTGCGGACCATCAAAATCTACCTTGTAAATTCCACAGTCACAGAAAACATTTGTGAAAAGCAAGTGTACTAacagcaacacccttaactgacCATTAAAGGAACCTTATGTCTTTGCAATAAGATTTACGAATTGTCAGTATAAcacctttgaccgccaaagatgtCGACCGCGCGGCTACATCCCGATATCAGCCCACGCCACGTGCCACGTCGGACGCACAACCTTGTCggatagggaatgcaaaccggtttttatttgtatgaaatttaggttaataaccggttttcccatacaattgaaaaccggtttgcattccctagtcggAACGCACGAATTCCGACTAGGTTCACAATGACGCGCCGCACTCGCTAGGTGTGGCGTTAAAAAAAAGAGTTGATCGTGGGGAAGAGAAGGTACCTAGGTATGCATAATTTACATGTGATCTCACCAGTCCAGATCCAAAATCCACAACCGTATCGCATCCATTTTCTTCGCATACATCTTTCACCTCTTTAGCCAAATACACTATTTCATGCCTCTTCTTCGGACTGATTGGCACATGAACTGAATTCTCCAAACCATTTATCTCTTCGAACACATTACGAACTGCTTTCAAACGttccaattttaaaaataaactctcAAGAATATCAAATGCGGGTAGTTTgaagtttttgtcaaaaacgtCCATATTTTCAAAGTTGTCTACTTTTATTTTTTCCAAAACATTTTGTACGAGTATGTCCGTGTTTGGGAAGTTGTATAAATATTGATATTCTTTTAAGAACGCGATGCACTCGTCGAAGAAGTCTTTTGGATTTTGGAATGCTTTTGGTAACGCCATAGCTCTGGAAAAAGAACAACAAAGATATCTAATCACTGTGCCTCTCCAAAAGCTATATGAAAATTATCAAAGATACGAGATATTccagtataaaaattaaatattgggGTTGGTATATGTACTGAAGGTACACTGCTAAGTATAAGTATTATCTTGTTGTGGCCGAGGTACTAGACGGTAACTCAGTAGCGATTTTCTGTTCATTCATTCGTTCAATCTTTATCTCATTTCGCTGGGCTAGCTAGTGCAAAGTTCTACGCGTCGTGACCTCGTGACATTcgtgacaaaaaataaaacagtaaataagaagaatacatttatttacaacagTATTTAAACTTCACAAATACTCTGTAATAAATAACGACTACAATGTGTATTTTAGAgagaaaaatagtttttataataacaatGAATAAATCAAACcacatacattttaaaaataaaatacgcatCTTTTTACTTCCTGTGATGGCTTAGACAGAGACCAgttcttaagaggccggtgtcgattttagtcgcaaaaatgtaaaattgatagatttagtcggtgaaattgtacaccttttgttacctaattgaaataacaagtactggtttctattagcgcatcttcttatcttatcttaccttttatcagatcaatttgttgaaaacagactcactaaattagtaatgtttgcttttctgatggacgtttaggtaaacgcgcgtaaagcactgattttgtcgcttttatttgtaaatttcgtaaagtttggacggctaaacatggtaattttgtattacacatattctgtacttgacgtttatcagactacttttttattattatgactgaagtagtgtaaatgaaagttacacgaaatcaattttctccagaaattacttcaaaacaagtgacaatttctctgaaaatcgacttatttcaacgtaattttgatacttaaacaatctacaacatttgttgaaactattcttatacatcaatttgtataatttactaccataaatttttgatgaatttttaaaaactgtcgcCGCAAACatgcttgcgacctcattatttaaaggcaagatgagaagacgtgctaatagaaaccaatacttgttatttagatattacgtaacaaaacgtgtataatttcaacgattaaatctatcaatttaaaatttttgctccaaaatcgactacggcctcttaattatTCAATAAAGATAATACATGGTACATGGAAGTTTTAAGCTCTGCCCAGCAGCAACGTTTCATCTTTTCTATTTCACACATATTCTCAACTAAGACACTTAGTCTTATATGCTTCTCAGATATCCACAAGACTGAAAGACATTATCAAGGAATTTCGTATCAAAATCCTTCTAAAACGGaattcaaaattcttctatttaCTGTTGAGGTCCACTAAGTTTCTCCCAAGTCTCGCCATGCTTATTTATCTGTTGTCCTGCACCTTCACCGATAACGCACTTTCCAGCCCATTTATCAGGGGTCAAGTATTTTTGACACACCTCGATCAAATCCTTAGCGTTAACCGCCAAAACCCTCTCCCTTTGCGTCTTCCAAATGTCGTAGGACAATCCAAAGAGGAACAGGTCAATTCCCTTCATGTATTCAGCAACGGGTTGGTCCATTTGCTGAAGAATGGACAGTTTGGATTCAAATAAATTCTGATCGTCGACTAGGGAAGAATTTTTGGCCATCCATTCTGCTGTTTCGTCAAAAACGTCAAGCGTAGTCCTGGAGTTAGGGTCTCTATAGGAGTAATAGCTAAAGATTCCGTCTAAAGATAGAGCTGCTCCTCCGCCATATGCGCCGTTTTGCTCTCTGACTATAGGATGTAGGTATTTTGAGGTCAAGAATTTGGATAGTACGCGTAACTTGGGATAGTCTGGGTGAGTGTATGCTACAGTTGGGATGACTTTTGAGCAGAAATTGACTGGGATATTCACGAGCACTTGTATTCCGCGTTgtgtttttgccattttctctGAATCAATCCAGTTAATTCGATTTACCTCTTTGGAGTCTTTGCACAATTCTGTGCAGAATTTTTCAACAGTTGGGAGGACATTTGTGTTTGTGTTGCAATAATGGAAAGCTGCCCTGAGATTGTTCCCATTTAAGACTTTTGACGCGATTCCATCCATTATATTTCCCACCTCGTCAATTTTGTATTTCTTCTGAACTTCTTGCATATTAATAACATGTTGTATGCCTTGAAGTTGCTCCTTGCATTGATCTACAGAAGACACCAGCGATTTTGCCATTTGCATGGCGTATACATGTCCACTGTCAATAATTCCACTAGTCAAAGAAGAGCAGTAGTTTGTCAAGAGCATGCCAAGTCTCTCTTTATTCTGGAAGTTTGGTTTGGCGAAAATTTCCTTCCAAATATCCAGCATTTTTGGTAGATTCTCATCAAGACAATGACTGGATATGAGTGTGCCTTGTTCATATTGGTCTGGTTGATCAATATGCTCTGTAATATGACAGTTGACAGTCAATCCTGATGTAGATTTGCTGATGTATTGATCAAATTCTCTGTAGTTGTAAGATTTTGTGTCAAACTTGTCAAGAATATAGTTGAAGAAAGGCAGCATTTCCAATTGTTTCTTGTTGAGGCTCTCGGTTCCAAGTACACCTTTGAAATAGGTAACACCATTGGTATTGGCTTCTAATAGTTGCAAAGGAACTGTTCCAGACATGGTGTGTTTGATATGAGGAGCTGTCTTGGTTACTGTAATTTCTTCTAGCTTCAGACATGGCAGGACATCTAAATTCTGCTCTTTCTTTTGAGCTCTTGATAGAGCTATACCTTCTTCAAATATAGCTTTCTTATCTTCATCTGTGAGAGCTGCAGTTTTAGTCTTTAGTAGCTTAATTTCAGCTTCATTAAATACATCATCAAATTTAGCATCTGGTTGCATAGTCATTACTAGTTTATGGTTGTTTTCCAGGAAATATTTCTCAATGGTGTCTTGTATATAACTTGGCTTTGTCAAGTTTTGCTTAAGTTCTTTTAACAAGTTGTTCATTTTGAGGGCATCTAGGACAGAGCCATTGTGGTTCCACATGGGCATCAAATTGAAGAGCAGATTGAGTCCAAATTTTGGAGATTGGTGCTTAATAGACAGCTCAAAACCATGAAGTACACTTTCAATGTGATCCTTTTCAAAACCCTTTTCATGTATTTCTTGAATGGTCTTATTAACAATATCTTCTATCTTTCCAAAGTTTGAAGTTTCAACATCTCTCAATCCAACTACAAAGAGAGTGTCTCTTATTTGGTTGTCATAACCTGTAAGACCGTTGTAACCTCCAGAAATGTTCTTCTCAATGAGGCTTTTGTAAAAGGCAGAGTTGGGTCCAATCATCATCAGTTCAGCTAAGGCAGTAAGCATGAAAGTATCAAATATGTTGGTAATATCTGACATAGCAAATCCTATAGCGATTTGGTTTTGTTTTTCAATAGGACCCCCATATTGATCAACTCTGCAGCTTATCTTGGCATGTTTAGGCTTTGTCCATCTTTCTTGAGGTGGAACTACAGTATTTGATGGATTTAAATACTCATAGTTGTTCAGATATGTCTCATTTAGCATTTTTAAGTTAGATTCTAGAGGGAAATTTCCATAGGAATATATTTTGGCATTGCTTGGGTGGTAATGTGTAGCGTGGAATTTCTTTAAATGCTCATGAGTTAATTCTGGAATGCACAGCGGGTCTCCTCCTGATACATATCCATATGTACCTTGTGGAAGAATTGTGTTGATAAACTTCTGACCAAATAATGAATTAGTCTCAGAGAAAGCTCCCTTCATCTCATTATAGACAACTCCTTTAAAGTTTAAGCCAGAGCTTTTATCCTCCAAATTACTGTGCTCTAGTCTCCAACCTTCTTGC harbors:
- the LOC134752730 gene encoding presequence protease, mitochondrial — translated: MYSRLHNCGWKGIQTRLTSAKNYSASILKKKENFHGKVLPGKVLHGFMCKNVEPIPEYNMTAYLLTHEKTKTEYLHLERDDANNVFSVGFRTTPLDSMGTPHILEHTVLCGSEKYPVRDPFFKMLNRSLATFMNALTGPDYTFYPFSSQNEVDYRNLQKVYLDAVFKPNLLRLDFLQEGWRLEHSNLEDKSSGLNFKGVVYNEMKGAFSETNSLFGQKFINTILPQGTYGYVSGGDPLCIPELTHEHLKKFHATHYHPSNAKIYSYGNFPLESNLKMLNETYLNNYEYLNPSNTVVPPQERWTKPKHAKISCRVDQYGGPIEKQNQIAIGFAMSDITNIFDTFMLTALAELMMIGPNSAFYKSLIEKNISGGYNGLTGYDNQIRDTLFVVGLRDVETSNFGKIEDIVNKTIQEIHEKGFEKDHIESVLHGFELSIKHQSPKFGLNLLFNLMPMWNHNGSVLDALKMNNLLKELKQNLTKPSYIQDTIEKYFLENNHKLVMTMQPDAKFDDVFNEAEIKLLKTKTAALTDEDKKAIFEEGIALSRAQKKEQNLDVLPCLKLEEITVTKTAPHIKHTMSGTVPLQLLEANTNGVTYFKGVLGTESLNKKQLEMLPFFNYILDKFDTKSYNYREFDQYISKSTSGLTVNCHITEHIDQPDQYEQGTLISSHCLDENLPKMLDIWKEIFAKPNFQNKERLGMLLTNYCSSLTSGIIDSGHVYAMQMAKSLVSSVDQCKEQLQGIQHVINMQEVQKKYKIDEVGNIMDGIASKVLNGNNLRAAFHYCNTNTNVLPTVEKFCTELCKDSKEVNRINWIDSEKMAKTQRGIQVLVNIPVNFCSKVIPTVAYTHPDYPKLRVLSKFLTSKYLHPIVREQNGAYGGGAALSLDGIFSYYSYRDPNSRTTLDVFDETAEWMAKNSSLVDDQNLFESKLSILQQMDQPVAEYMKGIDLFLFGLSYDIWKTQRERVLAVNAKDLIEVCQKYLTPDKWAGKCVIGEGAGQQINKHGETWEKLSGPQQ